The Fusobacterium necrophorum subsp. necrophorum genome has a window encoding:
- a CDS encoding ABC-2 family transporter protein — translation MEKYYDMFKCAFMNQLEYRVNFISSFLFSLFTFSVNTLLWLAVVKNTNTVPLEVTGIISYYFITLIVSNMTSTISIYKISDEIRLGNLNKHLLKPYNYALYQLMLDLPKRIIFIFMNSLPLALIYFLLKDKMSLKLSGIKILFFLLFLMFGYLINFLIDFLIALYSFYFSRVTSLYTSINVFRNISAGVIFPLVVLPKSFFNILKNMPFMYTNYVPTMLLIEEFDTGEIFRNFLKSFSWFLLLWIICIITWKKGLKKYSSYGG, via the coding sequence ATGGAAAAATATTATGACATGTTTAAATGTGCTTTTATGAACCAATTGGAATATCGAGTAAATTTTATATCTAGTTTTTTATTTTCTCTTTTTACTTTTTCTGTAAATACATTATTATGGCTGGCAGTAGTGAAAAATACTAATACTGTTCCATTAGAGGTAACTGGAATTATTTCTTATTATTTTATTACTTTGATAGTAAGCAATATGACATCTACGATTTCCATTTATAAAATATCAGATGAAATACGATTGGGAAATTTGAACAAACATTTACTAAAACCGTATAATTATGCCTTATATCAATTAATGTTAGACTTACCTAAAAGAATTATTTTTATTTTTATGAATAGTTTACCTTTAGCTCTTATTTATTTTCTTTTGAAAGATAAAATGAGTTTAAAATTAAGTGGAATCAAGATTTTATTTTTTCTTCTCTTTTTAATGTTTGGATACTTGATAAACTTTTTAATTGACTTTTTAATAGCGCTCTATAGTTTTTATTTTTCAAGAGTAACTTCATTGTATACTTCTATCAATGTTTTTAGAAACATTTCAGCCGGAGTGATATTTCCCTTAGTAGTACTGCCAAAATCTTTTTTTAATATCCTTAAAAATATGCCTTTTATGTATACGAACTATGTTCCTACTATGTTACTCATTGAAGAGTTTGATACTGGTGAAATATTTAGAAATTTCTTAAAATCTTTCAGTTGGTTTTTGTTATTATGGATTATTTGTATAATCACTTGGAAAAAAGGGTTAAAGAAGTATTCTTCTTATGGGGGTTAA
- a CDS encoding ATP-binding cassette domain-containing protein, protein MLVQEVKSDFIIQTENLSKEYVYYKKEIGIKGSIKNLLHREKLYKQAVKNLSIQIPKGEIIGFIGLNGAGKTTTLKMLTGIIAPTSGNVQVLGYYPFDKKKEYLKQITMVMGNKSQLWWDLPAIDSFHLNKTIYEIEDFEFKKTLDLMVEMMGVEKQLHVQVRRLSLGERMKMELIASLLHKLSVVFLDEPTIGLDVITQYNIRKFLKEYNSLYGSTIILTSHNFNDIVSLCNSIILINNGEKIYSSSFKNFEKEFFNKKYFILKLKTPNAESIIKKLKRSNYPEIEKIDDTSIKISTTSEKSMDILKDLSGKFLDELLDINIENISMDDVIRKIYQG, encoded by the coding sequence ATGTTAGTGCAGGAAGTTAAATCAGATTTTATAATACAAACAGAAAATTTATCCAAAGAATATGTTTATTATAAAAAAGAAATAGGGATAAAAGGAAGTATTAAAAATTTACTTCATAGAGAAAAACTATATAAACAAGCTGTTAAAAATCTTTCTATTCAAATCCCCAAAGGAGAAATTATTGGATTTATTGGGTTAAATGGAGCAGGAAAGACAACAACTTTAAAAATGTTAACTGGAATTATAGCCCCTACAAGTGGAAATGTACAAGTTTTAGGATATTATCCATTTGATAAAAAGAAAGAATATTTGAAACAAATTACCATGGTAATGGGAAATAAAAGTCAATTATGGTGGGACTTACCTGCTATTGACAGTTTTCATCTAAATAAAACAATTTATGAAATAGAAGATTTTGAATTCAAGAAAACTTTAGATCTTATGGTAGAAATGATGGGAGTAGAAAAGCAACTTCATGTTCAAGTGAGGAGATTATCTCTAGGAGAAAGAATGAAAATGGAATTGATAGCTTCTCTACTCCACAAACTAAGTGTGGTGTTTTTAGATGAGCCTACAATAGGATTAGATGTTATTACACAATATAATATTCGAAAATTTTTGAAAGAATATAATTCTTTATATGGAAGCACTATTATTTTAACTAGTCATAACTTTAATGATATTGTAAGTCTTTGTAATTCTATTATTTTAATCAATAATGGAGAAAAGATTTATTCAAGTAGTTTTAAAAATTTTGAAAAAGAATTTTTCAATAAAAAGTACTTCATTTTAAAGTTAAAAACACCAAATGCCGAAAGTATTATAAAAAAATTAAAAAGATCAAATTATCCTGAAATTGAAAAAATAGATGATACTTCGATAAAAATTTCAACAACCTCAGAGAAGAGTATGGATATTTTAAAAGATTTATCAGGAAAATTTTTAGATGAATTGCTGGATATTAATATTGAAAATATAAGTATGGATGATGTCATTCGAAAAATATATCAGGGTTAG
- a CDS encoding ABC-2 family transporter protein — MKYFKILYAYFKGSLMQQMEYKFNFLIGGTFELVWMVMYLIFIHVIFLHSNSINGWNKYETLMLTFQGGLMDSIFTLLIVPGLKRLPIFINTGELDFVLLKPLNKRFHLCFSEFDIPQIKNVFINIIGLVYCLKKLKINLNFSKMGMYILLSVNGFLMIYSIIFILMCFSFWVIRMDIVMGLGSEMIGIGNKPISIYPKMVQKFLTYILPLLVCFNFPVLYILKGLDMYYIFYSLIATGIAYFISNFVFQKGLGKYVSAGS, encoded by the coding sequence ATGAAATATTTTAAAATATTATATGCTTATTTCAAAGGTTCTTTGATGCAACAAATGGAGTACAAGTTTAATTTTCTTATTGGTGGCACTTTTGAACTTGTTTGGATGGTAATGTATTTGATATTTATTCATGTCATTTTTTTGCATTCGAATTCAATCAATGGTTGGAATAAATATGAAACATTGATGTTGACATTTCAGGGAGGCTTAATGGATTCTATTTTTACACTTCTAATTGTTCCTGGCTTAAAAAGACTCCCCATTTTTATTAATACGGGAGAATTAGATTTTGTTCTTTTAAAGCCTTTAAATAAAAGATTTCATTTATGCTTTTCTGAATTTGATATTCCTCAAATAAAGAATGTATTTATTAATATTATAGGTTTAGTCTATTGTTTGAAAAAGTTGAAAATAAATTTGAATTTCAGTAAAATGGGGATGTATATTTTACTTTCGGTAAATGGCTTTCTCATGATTTATTCTATTATTTTCATACTTATGTGCTTTTCTTTTTGGGTTATCAGAATGGATATTGTCATGGGACTTGGCTCCGAAATGATCGGAATAGGAAATAAACCCATTTCTATCTATCCTAAAATGGTTCAAAAATTTTTAACTTATATTCTTCCATTGCTTGTTTGTTTTAATTTTCCTGTTTTGTATATTTTAAAAGGATTAGATATGTATTATATTTTTTATTCATTGATAGCAACTGGAATTGCCTATTTTATTTCAAATTTTGTATTTCAAAAGGGGTTGGGAAAATATGTTAGTGCAGGAAGTTAA
- a CDS encoding opine metallophore biosynthesis dehydrogenase, translating into MKEKNTIDNILIFGNGPVALHLYISLKKQGSNKVGIKVRDSLKTKSFLKELREEKFVLEGQIQTELPSVAYGKVYVENLIQENEEILNEWENFILATPCDAYLSILENIPLISLKSLKTIILVSPELGSAYFLKNWLEKLGREDIEVISFSNYFGATNLLGDSSTKIMINALKGKIYLSSTNLKSGELDKWVKYLKNMKIEGIVCKNPLIAESKNITIFVHSPFLFNDVSLNQIFLKDSQKRYIYKLYPEGPITKYSIRDMVELYHEIMELYQKMGIETFNLLQFLNDSYPVLEETLHLDEIMNFTQRTKEEQVFLLYVRYCCILIDPYSIPDEEGRYFDFSKVEYSKIYLDKENKWTIPRRPAEDYTKLNLLFYLSKYYDSVNMIMKKCLKKYEEFYHTLTLEKGIENINKNSYLQQRDIEAKQLYVYINKIF; encoded by the coding sequence ATGAAAGAAAAAAATACAATAGATAATATTTTAATTTTTGGAAATGGTCCTGTTGCACTTCATTTATATATTAGCTTGAAGAAGCAAGGTTCTAATAAAGTTGGGATAAAAGTTCGAGATAGTTTAAAAACAAAGAGTTTCTTAAAAGAATTGAGGGAGGAAAAATTTGTATTAGAAGGGCAAATTCAAACAGAGTTACCTTCGGTTGCATATGGAAAAGTATATGTTGAAAATCTTATTCAAGAGAATGAAGAGATCTTGAATGAATGGGAAAATTTTATTTTAGCTACTCCATGTGATGCTTATCTTTCAATACTGGAAAATATTCCATTAATTTCATTAAAGAGTTTAAAAACAATTATATTAGTTTCTCCAGAATTAGGCTCTGCCTATTTTTTGAAAAATTGGTTAGAAAAACTAGGAAGAGAGGACATTGAAGTGATCAGCTTTTCTAATTATTTTGGTGCGACTAATTTACTTGGAGACTCTTCTACAAAAATAATGATCAATGCTCTCAAAGGAAAGATTTATCTTTCCTCTACTAATTTAAAATCCGGAGAGCTGGATAAATGGGTAAAATACCTAAAAAATATGAAAATAGAAGGAATTGTTTGTAAAAATCCTCTAATTGCCGAATCTAAAAATATAACGATATTTGTTCACTCTCCATTTTTATTTAATGATGTAAGCTTAAATCAAATTTTTTTGAAAGACTCTCAAAAACGATATATTTATAAATTATATCCGGAAGGACCAATTACAAAATACTCTATTCGGGATATGGTTGAATTATATCATGAGATTATGGAATTATATCAAAAAATGGGAATAGAAACTTTTAATTTACTTCAATTTTTAAATGATAGTTATCCAGTACTAGAAGAAACTTTGCACTTGGATGAAATTATGAATTTCACACAAAGAACAAAGGAAGAACAGGTATTCCTTCTTTATGTGAGATATTGTTGTATTTTAATTGATCCTTATTCCATTCCCGATGAAGAAGGAAGATATTTCGATTTTTCTAAAGTAGAATATTCTAAAATATATTTGGACAAGGAGAATAAGTGGACAATTCCTCGTAGACCAGCAGAAGATTACACAAAATTAAATTTATTATTTTATTTAAGTAAATATTACGATAGTGTGAATATGATAATGAAAAAATGTTTAAAAAAATATGAAGAATTTTATCATACCTTAACTTTAGAGAAAGGAATAGAAAATATAAATAAAAATAGTTATCTACAACAGAGAGATATAGAAGCCAAGCAATTATATGTTTATATAAATAAAATTTTTTAA
- a CDS encoding nicotianamine synthase family protein, with protein sequence MSKSLLFDLKVLEFKLKESLEQYEKEKTEENLELLKNGIDELCSFIIKKENHLAFFQIQEHENIRIYVTSIRDLSTKILGIIEKEEARRILKDTNSCFQYGEELELTVKREIHDYEMTSQDHILFVGSGSMPITAFTIAKEIGAKITCVDIDTEALDLSKEVAKKLGFYDITFENDLSILPLEKYSHVIIASLVPLKCEILEKIRRELSISTKLILRYGNELKELFNYPICEREIKTFTKTVIRDRDFIYDTLLLERDSL encoded by the coding sequence ATGTCAAAATCATTATTATTCGATTTAAAAGTATTGGAATTTAAGTTGAAAGAGTCTCTTGAACAATATGAAAAAGAAAAAACAGAAGAGAATCTTGAACTACTCAAAAACGGTATTGATGAATTGTGTTCTTTTATCATTAAGAAAGAAAATCATTTAGCTTTCTTTCAGATCCAAGAACATGAAAATATCCGGATTTATGTTACATCTATTCGAGATCTTTCTACTAAAATACTTGGTATCATTGAAAAAGAAGAAGCTAGAAGAATATTAAAAGATACCAATAGTTGTTTTCAATATGGAGAAGAATTGGAACTTACAGTAAAACGAGAAATTCATGACTATGAGATGACCTCTCAAGATCATATTTTATTTGTGGGATCTGGGTCTATGCCCATTACAGCTTTTACAATTGCAAAAGAAATAGGAGCAAAAATTACCTGTGTAGATATTGATACAGAAGCTTTAGACTTATCAAAAGAAGTGGCTAAAAAATTAGGTTTTTACGATATCACTTTTGAAAATGATTTATCAATTTTGCCCTTAGAAAAGTATTCTCATGTTATTATTGCTTCTTTAGTCCCTTTAAAGTGTGAAATTTTAGAAAAAATCCGAAGAGAACTTTCAATAAGTACAAAACTGATTTTACGATATGGAAATGAACTGAAAGAATTATTTAATTATCCAATTTGTGAAAGAGAAATAAAAACATTTACAAAAACTGTTATTCGAGATCGTGATTTTATTTACGATACTCTTTTATTAGAGAGGGATAGTCTATGA
- a CDS encoding MATE family efflux transporter → MNLILDFFSSSRLLEQEKTEQEIPSKKKIKQEYWRVALPTAVEGVLLNLMLLADLIMVGSLGIEQAAAVGIVSQPKMILQMIMSAAGVAITAIVARRKGEGDEEGLNSCIKQSLLLLGTLYFFFVCLSFLFSKNIVSFAGANKDYVDYASIYFQYIALSVFFKVFCVVLSSAQIGVGNTKIVLISGMIGNGLNVLFNYILIFGKFGFPAMGIQGAAIATVLGNFVIFIILLYSTTRGDYGIDILRKGSYSFSKKILKPLQEIGTNSFLEHVFERIGLFIFAKMIASLGTVAMGTHHYCILLWDLYYYFGVGMSSASASFTGRKLGEKRKDLAILYMRAAQYSGLWISICVGIIFFLLRNMIFSVMVSDTRVILLGSSVMLIISFLLIPQTQAQVTAGVLRGAGDNRFIAIYSLFISAILRPCLAYIFVFLWNFGLVGIWLAFFSDEFLKMLLAQYRVQKGIWLQKEI, encoded by the coding sequence ATGAATTTGATATTGGATTTTTTTTCTTCCTCCCGTTTATTGGAACAGGAGAAAACAGAACAGGAAATTCCAAGTAAAAAGAAAATTAAACAGGAATATTGGAGGGTTGCTCTTCCAACTGCCGTGGAGGGCGTTCTATTAAATTTGATGTTACTTGCTGATTTAATTATGGTAGGAAGTCTTGGAATTGAACAAGCGGCTGCTGTTGGAATTGTCAGTCAACCAAAGATGATTTTACAAATGATTATGAGTGCAGCAGGAGTAGCGATTACTGCGATTGTAGCAAGAAGAAAAGGAGAGGGAGATGAGGAAGGATTAAATAGTTGTATCAAACAATCTCTTTTGTTGCTGGGAACCTTATATTTCTTTTTTGTCTGTTTGAGTTTCCTTTTTTCGAAAAATATCGTTTCTTTTGCGGGAGCAAATAAAGATTATGTGGATTATGCAAGTATTTATTTTCAATATATTGCACTTTCCGTATTTTTTAAAGTTTTTTGTGTAGTGCTGAGTTCTGCTCAAATTGGAGTGGGAAATACGAAGATCGTTTTAATATCAGGAATGATTGGAAATGGGCTCAATGTTTTATTTAACTATATTCTGATTTTTGGAAAATTTGGTTTTCCTGCTATGGGCATACAAGGGGCAGCAATTGCAACAGTGTTAGGAAACTTTGTTATTTTCATAATTCTTTTGTATTCTACAACTAGAGGAGATTACGGAATTGATATTTTAAGAAAGGGAAGCTACTCTTTTTCTAAAAAAATATTAAAACCTCTGCAGGAAATTGGTACAAATTCTTTTCTGGAACATGTTTTCGAAAGAATAGGGCTTTTTATCTTTGCAAAAATGATAGCAAGTTTAGGAACTGTGGCTATGGGAACTCATCATTACTGTATTTTATTATGGGATTTATATTACTATTTTGGAGTGGGAATGAGTTCTGCAAGTGCTTCTTTTACAGGAAGAAAACTGGGAGAAAAAAGAAAAGATCTTGCAATTCTTTATATGAGAGCTGCACAATATTCGGGACTTTGGATTTCTATTTGTGTGGGAATTATATTTTTTCTATTAAGAAATATGATATTTTCTGTGATGGTTTCAGATACAAGAGTAATTTTATTGGGAAGCAGTGTGATGTTGATTATTTCCTTTTTACTGATTCCACAAACACAGGCACAGGTAACAGCGGGAGTGTTACGAGGAGCTGGAGATAATCGATTTATTGCTATTTATTCTCTCTTTATTAGTGCTATTTTAAGACCGTGTTTGGCATATATTTTTGTTTTTCTATGGAATTTTGGTTTAGTTGGAATTTGGTTAGCTTTTTTTAGTGATGAATTTCTAAAAATGTTATTGGCACAGTACCGAGTTCAAAAAGGAATCTGGTTGCAAAAAGAAATATAG
- a CDS encoding ABC transporter ATP-binding protein has protein sequence MLEMKIKNIAVNYGKKEVIKDVSCVFQGGDVISLIGPNGTGKTTILKAIAKLISHHGEVKIIQDSEVKEFRESITYVPQMSVNIVNLTVFEMVLLGRVKDLTWKVEKVHLDAVAEILEELHLTPLSYTKFSSLSGGQKQMVIMAQALVSTPKVLLLDEPTSALDLKHQLQVMEIARNYTKKTGAITVLVLHDIALATRYSDQLLLLHEGYSLRQGAVQEVVKPEILEKVYEVKLDVSRSEQGYITVTPICTLDK, from the coding sequence ATGTTGGAAATGAAAATTAAAAACATTGCGGTCAATTATGGGAAAAAAGAAGTAATCAAAGATGTCAGCTGTGTATTTCAGGGAGGCGATGTTATTTCTTTGATTGGGCCGAATGGAACGGGAAAAACAACCATTTTAAAGGCAATTGCAAAACTAATTAGTCATCATGGAGAAGTAAAAATTATACAAGATTCGGAAGTAAAAGAATTTCGAGAGAGTATTACCTATGTTCCTCAAATGTCTGTCAATATCGTAAATTTAACCGTATTTGAGATGGTTTTACTGGGAAGGGTCAAAGACTTAACTTGGAAAGTGGAAAAAGTACATTTGGATGCAGTTGCTGAAATTTTGGAAGAATTACACTTAACCCCTTTAAGTTATACCAAGTTTTCCAGTCTGAGCGGAGGACAAAAACAAATGGTTATTATGGCACAGGCTTTGGTATCTACTCCAAAAGTATTACTCTTGGATGAACCAACCAGTGCTTTGGATTTAAAACATCAATTACAGGTTATGGAAATAGCAAGAAACTATACCAAAAAAACAGGAGCTATCACCGTCTTGGTTTTGCATGATATTGCACTGGCAACGAGATACAGTGATCAATTATTATTGCTTCATGAGGGATATTCTTTAAGACAGGGTGCTGTACAGGAGGTTGTTAAGCCGGAGATTTTGGAAAAAGTGTATGAGGTAAAACTGGATGTTAGTCGAAGTGAACAAGGATATATTACAGTAACACCAATTTGTACTTTGGATAAGTAG